The following coding sequences lie in one Daphnia pulex isolate KAP4 chromosome 1, ASM2113471v1 genomic window:
- the LOC124193991 gene encoding kinesin-like protein unc-104 isoform X1, with protein sequence MSSVKVAVRVRPFNSREINRDSKCIIEMVDNTTVITNPKAPAGSKEASKSFNFDYSYWSHDPQDYNFAPQINVYKDIGEEMLDHAFEGYNVCIFAYGQTGAGKSFTMMGKQEEGQEGIIPQLCMDLFGRINSDANEDMQYSVEVSYMEIYCERVRDLLNPKNKNNLRVREHPLLGPYVEDLSKLAVTCFDDVNELIDEGNKARTVAATNMNETSSRSHAVFTLIFTQRRFDQTTSLSTEKVSKISLVDLAGSERADATGAKGTRLKEGANINKSLTTLGKVISALAEMTAMKKKKKGDHIPYRDSVLTWLLRENLGGNSKTAMIAAISPADINYEETLSTLRYADRAKQILCKAVVNEDANAKLIRELKEEISRLRELLRVEGIDVEEGPDGQIIRVLDTRENKDQNRGENGGQGAAGPTGVGGEPQRPRLASVPSRAEDAVDQLQENEKLIAELNETWEDKLKRTEMIRLQREAVFAEMGVAVKEDGDTVGVFSPKKTPHLVNLNEDPFMSECLLYYIKDGITRVGSTEACIPQDIQLCGPHILSEHCIFENREGVVLLAPAPEALCYVNGRVITEPVLLRTGNRVILGKHHVFRFNHPGQPREPSAKSATRSPAETPVLLENVDWNFAQIELLEKQGIDLKLEMEQRLNVLEEIHRKEKEEADQLFAEQRKNYEAQIDALQRKVEEQTMTMSLYSTCTSDDAIDDAIFVNPLFEAECCWTERQYQMAAWGYHKWKFHQFTSLRDDLWGNAVFLKEANAISVELRKRVTFQFTLLTDTPYSPLPRDLQDQNYLVASSPSSTSSHRINDPWSQETCRRTIVAVEVQDNQNGAVHYWSLTKLRQRLELMREMCRNEAEKSPSQSPGSTPAILAGQNQSVDNSTISGNDPFYDRFPWFRLVGRAFVLLGSLLYPVPLVHNVPIVNEKGDVRGYLRVAVQAVLDDENGEYSSGVKQSARISFSERNREKSQVFSHYSDEGLQMKEGEDEECRRVVEGHGQRADEDSSGLESSNQDDQQSMKPAENDVEKQQESALAEHLTVGRDFTFRITILHAVNIPMEYSDIFCQFHFVHHQDEAFSTEPIRNNSANRGNGAPLSFYHVQNITVKVTKTFVDYLRTQPLVLEVYGHLQQSLCRDRVVNQVALQSGNSRLPPKRMLPPLLPVSQPLRSTKFGLLPPSPTCQVDAKHDLLVWVEILELASSGEYLPVMVERNPDLPCRSEFILRQGLQRRIRITLVHEVTEELNWNDVRELVVGRIRTGAECDNGDESYENDMSVVSLGLFPGEVLEFPGDTRHFYRFEAAWDSSLHNSVLLNRVTPSGEHIYLTMSAYVQLDNCEQLSVITKDLCVTILGRDARTGTRSLKQFFRGTRHAESTRMSGIYEVLMRRVSGHGNGSGGGSPGIQRRQRRVMDTSACYVRGEENLDGWRPRGDSLIFDHQWELEKLSRLEAVGRTRYWLLLRERLGLDGKTNVAGSGKLLRSIGQDITKSEKEMCNMMAKAHTTEVIKSPTSPPSLPPAPLVGSRADGVDPYQPWQMTEREREICTKYVHLIQGKRIRKDPSLLSLTPLDGNNTMANNSNPLSPETPSGNGPSLYMPSPGQESRAFIPNASYTVDPQASSTTTNSCFVADIEEVRVSPVVSRRGLLSVLEKGALGWVRRWVVVRRPYVLLYKDEKDCIERGFINLSTAIVEYSEDQEDVGMINVFSVITKHRQYLMQTPSDKELYDWLYAMNPLLAGQIRSRLARCQPGAAPSSKLVAPSLPLTAN encoded by the exons ATGTCGTCCGTTAAAGTGGCCGTTCGTGTGCGTCCGTTCAATAGTCGAGAAATCAACCGCGATTCTAAATGCATTATCGAGATGGTCGACAATACCACGG TCATAACCAATCCGAAAGCTCCAGCCGGTTCCAAGGAGGCTTCCAAGAGTTTTAACTTTGATTACTCTTATTGGTCACATGAC CCTCAAGATTACAATTTCGCACCGCAGATCAATGTCTACAAAGACATCGGTGAAGAGATGCTCGATCACGCCTTCGAAG GTTACAACGTTTGCATTTTCGCCTACGGCCAAACGGGAGCCGGAAAATCATTTACGATGATGGGCAAACAAGAAGAAGGCCAAGAGGGCATCATTCCACAGCTTTGCATGGATCTTTTCGGTCGAATCAATAGCGATGCTAACGAAGATATGCAGTACTCGGTCGAG GTCAGTTACATGGAAATTTATTGCGAACGAGTTCGTGACTTGCTCAATCccaagaacaaaaacaacttgCGCGTACGTGAGCACCCTCTCCTGGGACCCTACGTAGAAGATCTTTCCAAGTTGGCTGTTACTTGCTTCGACGACGTCAACGAGCTTATTGACGAAGGCAACAAAGCCAG GACGGTGGCAGCTACCAACATGAACGAGACATCTAGTCGATCACATGCCGTTTTTACGCTCATTTTCACGCAGAGACGTTTCGATCAAACGACAAGTCTATCCACGGAAAAAGTCAGCAAGATTTCCTTGGTGGATTTGGCGGGTTCGGAACGAGCCGACGCCACCGGCGCTAAAGGAACGCGTTTAAAAGAAGGAGCTAACATCAACAAGAGTCTCACCACTCTCGGCAAAGTCATCTCCGCTCTAGCAGAAATG Acg gcaatgaaaaagaagaagaaaggtgaTCACATTCCATATCGTGATTCAGTTTTGACTTGGCTTCTTCGGGAGAATCTCGGCGGCAATTCCAAAACGGCTATGATAGCAGCCATCTCACCCGCCGACATCAATTACGAAGAAACTCTTTCCACCCTCAGGTACGCTGATCGAGCGAAGCAGATTCTTTGTAAGGCAGTTGTCAACGAAGATGCCAATGCCAAACTCATCCGAGAGCTGAAGGAAGAAATTTCACGACTTCGGGAACTTTTGCGGGTCGAAGGCATCGATGTGGAAGAAG GTCCCGACGGACAAATCATTCGGGTGCTCGACACGAGGGAAAATAAGGACC AGAATCGAGGGGAAAATGGTGGGCAAGGAGCTGCTGGACCAACTGGCGTAGGCGGAGAACCACAACGTCCGAGACTAGCGTCGGTTCCATCTCGAGCGGAAGACGCAGTGGACCAGCTGcaggaaaatgagaaattgaTTGCCG AATTAAACGAGACGTGGGAGGACAAATTGAAACGGACCGAAATGATTCGATTACAGCGCGAAGCCGTCTTCGCCGAAATGGGTGTGGCCGTGAAAGAAGATGGAGATACCGTGGGTGTTTTCTCTCCTAAAAAG ACACCCCATTTGGTGAACTTGAACGAGGATCCTTTTATGTCGGAGTGCCTACTCTACTATATCAAAGACGGTATTACACGGGTGGGATCGACGGAAGCCTGCATTCCACAGGACATCCAACTGTGTGGGCCGCACATCCTCAGCGAGCACTGCATCTTCGAGAACCGCGAAGGCGTGGTTTTATTAGCACCGGCTCCAGAAGCGTTATGTTACGTTAACGGCCGGGTCATAACTGAACCAGTTCTCCTGCGCACGGGAAATCGTGTCATCTTGGGGAAGCACCACGTCTTCCGATTTAACCATCCGGGTCAGCCTCGTGAGCCTTCGGCAAAGTCGGCCACCAGATCGCCAGCCGAGACGCCCGTTTTATTGGAGAACGTCGACTGGAATTTTGCCCAGATCGAATTGTTGGAAAAGCAAGGCATCGACTTGAAACTGGAAATGGAGCAGCGATTGAATGTCCTGGAGGAAATCCaccgaaaggaaaaagaagaagctgatcAGCTCTTTGCCGAACAAAGAAAGAATTACGAGGCTCAAATCGACGCACTTCAGCGCAAAGTCGAAGAACAAACAATGACGATGTCGTTGTACAGTACGTGCACATCGGATGACGCCATTGACGATGCCATCTTTGTCAATCCCTTATTTGAAGCCGAATGCTGCTGGACAGAGCGCCAGTATCAAATGGCGGCTTGGGGCTATCACAAATGGAAATTCCATCAATTTACTTCACTCAGGGACGATTTGTGGGGTAACGCTGTTTTCCTAAAAG AGGCTAATGCCATTTCCGTGGAATTGAGAAAGAGAGTAACGTTCCAGTTCACTCTGCTGACTGACACACCCTATTCGCCCTTACCCAGAGATTTACAAGACCAAAACTATTTGGTAGCCTCCTCGccttcttcaacttcttctcaCAGGATCAACGATCCTTGGTCTCAGGAAACTTGCCGACGGACAATTGTCGCCGTTGAGGTACAAGATAACCAAAACGGAGCCGTCCACTACTGGAGTCTTACTAAACTGCGTCAGAGACTGGAACTGATGCGCGAAATGTGTCGTAATGAAGCCGAGAAATCTCCTAGCCAATCTCCCGGATCGACTCCAGCTATTTTGGCGGGTCAAAACCAATCCGTCGACAATTCGACAATCAGCGGAAATGATCCGTTTTATGATCGTTTCCCATGGTTTCGACTAGTCGGACGGGCTTTTGTCCTGCTGGGAAGTTTACTCTATCCGGTCCCGTTGGTCCACAATGTTCCCATCGTTAATGAAAAGGGCGACGTCAGGGGATACCTCCGCGTTGCCGTCCAGGCCGTCCTCGACGACGAGAATGGCGAATATTCCAGCGGAGTCAAGCAATCGGccaggatttctttttctgagagAAACCGGGAGAAGAGTCaagtattttcccattattccGACGAGGGCCTGCAGATGAAAGAAGGCGAAGACGAGGAATGCCGTAGAGTTGTCGAAGGTCATGGCCAACGTGCAGATGAAGACTCAAGCGGATTAGAATCTTCCAATCAAGACGATCAACAGAGCATGAAACCCGCTGAAAATGACGTTGAAAAGCAACAAGAATCGGCTTTGGCTGAGCATTTAACTGTCGGGCGTGATTTTACATTCCGGATTACCATTTTGCACGCAGTGAATATTCCCATGGAATACAGCGATATTTTCTGCCAGTTTCACTTTGTTCATCATCAAGATGAAGCATTCTCCACCGAACCGATTCGCAACAATTCCGCCAACCGGGGAAACGGAGCGCCTCTCAGCTTCTACCACGTCCAGAACATCACCGTCAAAGTGACAAAGACGTTTGTCGATTACCTTCGCACTCAGCCCCTCGTTTTGGAAGTCTACGGCCATCTGCAACAGTCCCTGTGCCGTGACAGAGTCGTCAATCAGGTCGCTCTCCAGTCCGGCAACAGTCGTTTGCCGCCCAAACGGATGCTTCCGCCACTTTTACCCGTTAGTCAACCTCTGCGGTCAACTAAATTTGGATTGCTTCCTCCTAGTCCCACTTGTCAG gTGGATGCCAAACACGACTTGTTGGTCTGGGTCGAGATATTGGAATTGGCTTCCAGCGGAGAATACCTTCCGGTGATGGTGGAACGGAATCCCGATCTGCCTTGCCGTAGTGAGTTCATCCTACGACAGGGACTGCAGCGCCGAATCCGGATTACTCTCGTCCATGAAGTCACAGAGGAATTAAACTGGAATGACGTCCGCGAATTGGTTGTGGGAAGAATCCGCACGGGAGCTGAATGCGACAACGGTGATGAGAGTTACGAAAATGACATGTCAGTCGTTTCGTTGGGACTTTTCCCAGGGGAAGTTCTCGAATTTCCAGGTGACACGCGCCATTTCTATCGATTCGAAGCCGCCTGGGATTCGTCATTGCACAACTCGGTGCTCCTCAATCGCGTTACGCCTTCTGGTGAGCACATCTACCTGACCATGTCCGCCTACGTCCAGTTGGACAATTGTGAGCAGCTCTCCGTCATCACCAAAGATCTTTGTGTCACCATTTTGGGCCGTGACGCACGCACTGGAACTCGTAGtttaaag CAATTCTTCCGGGGGACGCGACATGCCGAATCGACTCGAATGTCGGGCATCTACGAAGTTCTGATGCGGCGAGTATCCGGTCATGGTAACGGCAGCGGAGGGGGTAGTCCGGGAATTCAGAGGAGACAGAGGCGCGTCATGGACACTAGCGCTTGCTACGTCCGCGGTGAAGAAAACCTGGACGGATGGCGTCCTCGAGGCGATTCGCTCATCTTTGACCATCAATGGGAACTGGAAAAATTGTCACGCTTGGAGGCAGTCGGCCGGACTCGTTATTGGCTGCTTCTTCGCGAACGATTGGGTCTGGATGGAAAGACAAATGTGGCAGGTTCCGGCAAGTTGTTACGTTCTATCGGGCAAGATATTACCAAGTCTGAGAAGGAAATGTGCAATATGATGGCTAAAGCTCACACGACTGAAGTCATCAAATCGCCAACATCTCCTCCATCACTTCCTCCTGCTCCACTCGTTGG GAGCAGAGCGGATGGTGTTGACCCTTATCAGCCGTGGCAGATGACGGAACGTGAGCGGGAGATTTGCACCAAATATGTCCATTTGATCCAGGGGAAAAGGATTCGAAAGGATCCATCCTTGCTCTCGCTGACTCCGCTCGATGGAAATAACACGATGGCCAATAATAGCAATCCTCTTTCACCTGAGACGCCATCCGGCAATGGTCCATCACTGTACATGCCGTCACCTGGCCAGGAGAGTCGAGCTTTTATTCCCAACGCTTCCTACACGGTGGATCCGCAAGCATCGTCTACCACTACCAACAGTTGCTTTGTGGCCGACATTGAAGAAGTTCGCGTCAGTCCAGTCGTGTCCCGTCGAGGACTACTCAGCGTGTTGGAGAAAGGAGCATTGGGCTGGGTTCGTCGATGGGTGGTTGTCCGTCGTCCCTACGTTCTTTTGTACAAAGACGAAAAGGATTGCATTGAACGCGGTTTCATTAATCTGAGCACTGCTATCGTGGAATATTCCGAGGATCAAGAAGATGTCGGAATGATCAACGTTTTCAG CGTCATTACCAAGCACCGCCAATATTTAATGCAAACGCCATCGGATAAAGAACTATATGATTGGTTGTACGCCATGAACCCTTTGTTGGCAGGGCAAATTAG GTCTCGACTGGCACGCTGCCAACCTGGTGCAGCACCATCGAGTAAACTAGTAGCGCCTAGTTTGCCATTAACGGCTAATTAA
- the LOC124193991 gene encoding kinesin-like protein unc-104 isoform X4 produces MSSVKVAVRVRPFNSREINRDSKCIIEMVDNTTVITNPKAPAGSKEASKSFNFDYSYWSHDPQDYNFAPQINVYKDIGEEMLDHAFEGYNVCIFAYGQTGAGKSFTMMGKQEEGQEGIIPQLCMDLFGRINSDANEDMQYSVEVSYMEIYCERVRDLLNPKNKNNLRVREHPLLGPYVEDLSKLAVTCFDDVNELIDEGNKARTVAATNMNETSSRSHAVFTLIFTQRRFDQTTSLSTEKVSKISLVDLAGSERADATGAKGTRLKEGANINKSLTTLGKVISALAEMAMKKKKKGDHIPYRDSVLTWLLRENLGGNSKTAMIAAISPADINYEETLSTLRYADRAKQILCKAVVNEDANAKLIRELKEEISRLRELLRVEGIDVEEENRGENGGQGAAGPTGVGGEPQRPRLASVPSRAEDAVDQLQENEKLIAELNETWEDKLKRTEMIRLQREAVFAEMGVAVKEDGDTVGVFSPKKTPHLVNLNEDPFMSECLLYYIKDGITRVGSTEACIPQDIQLCGPHILSEHCIFENREGVVLLAPAPEALCYVNGRVITEPVLLRTGNRVILGKHHVFRFNHPGQPREPSAKSATRSPAETPVLLENVDWNFAQIELLEKQGIDLKLEMEQRLNVLEEIHRKEKEEADQLFAEQRKNYEAQIDALQRKVEEQTMTMSLYSTCTSDDAIDDAIFVNPLFEAECCWTERQYQMAAWGYHKWKFHQFTSLRDDLWGNAVFLKEANAISVELRKRVTFQFTLLTDTPYSPLPRDLQDQNYLVASSPSSTSSHRINDPWSQETCRRTIVAVEVQDNQNGAVHYWSLTKLRQRLELMREMCRNEAEKSPSQSPGSTPAILAGQNQSVDNSTISGNDPFYDRFPWFRLVGRAFVLLGSLLYPVPLVHNVPIVNEKGDVRGYLRVAVQAVLDDENGEYSSGVKQSARISFSERNREKSQVFSHYSDEGLQMKEGEDEECRRVVEGHGQRADEDSSGLESSNQDDQQSMKPAENDVEKQQESALAEHLTVGRDFTFRITILHAVNIPMEYSDIFCQFHFVHHQDEAFSTEPIRNNSANRGNGAPLSFYHVQNITVKVTKTFVDYLRTQPLVLEVYGHLQQSLCRDRVVNQVALQSGNSRLPPKRMLPPLLPVSQPLRSTKFGLLPPSPTCQVDAKHDLLVWVEILELASSGEYLPVMVERNPDLPCRSEFILRQGLQRRIRITLVHEVTEELNWNDVRELVVGRIRTGAECDNGDESYENDMSVVSLGLFPGEVLEFPGDTRHFYRFEAAWDSSLHNSVLLNRVTPSGEHIYLTMSAYVQLDNCEQLSVITKDLCVTILGRDARTGTRSLKQFFRGTRHAESTRMSGIYEVLMRRVSGHGNGSGGGSPGIQRRQRRVMDTSACYVRGEENLDGWRPRGDSLIFDHQWELEKLSRLEAVGRTRYWLLLRERLGLDGKTNVAGSGKLLRSIGQDITKSEKEMCNMMAKAHTTEVIKSPTSPPSLPPAPLVGSRADGVDPYQPWQMTEREREICTKYVHLIQGKRIRKDPSLLSLTPLDGNNTMANNSNPLSPETPSGNGPSLYMPSPGQESRAFIPNASYTVDPQASSTTTNSCFVADIEEVRVSPVVSRRGLLSVLEKGALGWVRRWVVVRRPYVLLYKDEKDCIERGFINLSTAIVEYSEDQEDVGMINVFSVITKHRQYLMQTPSDKELYDWLYAMNPLLAGQIRSRLARCQPGAAPSSKLVAPSLPLTAN; encoded by the exons ATGTCGTCCGTTAAAGTGGCCGTTCGTGTGCGTCCGTTCAATAGTCGAGAAATCAACCGCGATTCTAAATGCATTATCGAGATGGTCGACAATACCACGG TCATAACCAATCCGAAAGCTCCAGCCGGTTCCAAGGAGGCTTCCAAGAGTTTTAACTTTGATTACTCTTATTGGTCACATGAC CCTCAAGATTACAATTTCGCACCGCAGATCAATGTCTACAAAGACATCGGTGAAGAGATGCTCGATCACGCCTTCGAAG GTTACAACGTTTGCATTTTCGCCTACGGCCAAACGGGAGCCGGAAAATCATTTACGATGATGGGCAAACAAGAAGAAGGCCAAGAGGGCATCATTCCACAGCTTTGCATGGATCTTTTCGGTCGAATCAATAGCGATGCTAACGAAGATATGCAGTACTCGGTCGAG GTCAGTTACATGGAAATTTATTGCGAACGAGTTCGTGACTTGCTCAATCccaagaacaaaaacaacttgCGCGTACGTGAGCACCCTCTCCTGGGACCCTACGTAGAAGATCTTTCCAAGTTGGCTGTTACTTGCTTCGACGACGTCAACGAGCTTATTGACGAAGGCAACAAAGCCAG GACGGTGGCAGCTACCAACATGAACGAGACATCTAGTCGATCACATGCCGTTTTTACGCTCATTTTCACGCAGAGACGTTTCGATCAAACGACAAGTCTATCCACGGAAAAAGTCAGCAAGATTTCCTTGGTGGATTTGGCGGGTTCGGAACGAGCCGACGCCACCGGCGCTAAAGGAACGCGTTTAAAAGAAGGAGCTAACATCAACAAGAGTCTCACCACTCTCGGCAAAGTCATCTCCGCTCTAGCAGAAATG gcaatgaaaaagaagaagaaaggtgaTCACATTCCATATCGTGATTCAGTTTTGACTTGGCTTCTTCGGGAGAATCTCGGCGGCAATTCCAAAACGGCTATGATAGCAGCCATCTCACCCGCCGACATCAATTACGAAGAAACTCTTTCCACCCTCAGGTACGCTGATCGAGCGAAGCAGATTCTTTGTAAGGCAGTTGTCAACGAAGATGCCAATGCCAAACTCATCCGAGAGCTGAAGGAAGAAATTTCACGACTTCGGGAACTTTTGCGGGTCGAAGGCATCGATGTGGAAGAAG AGAATCGAGGGGAAAATGGTGGGCAAGGAGCTGCTGGACCAACTGGCGTAGGCGGAGAACCACAACGTCCGAGACTAGCGTCGGTTCCATCTCGAGCGGAAGACGCAGTGGACCAGCTGcaggaaaatgagaaattgaTTGCCG AATTAAACGAGACGTGGGAGGACAAATTGAAACGGACCGAAATGATTCGATTACAGCGCGAAGCCGTCTTCGCCGAAATGGGTGTGGCCGTGAAAGAAGATGGAGATACCGTGGGTGTTTTCTCTCCTAAAAAG ACACCCCATTTGGTGAACTTGAACGAGGATCCTTTTATGTCGGAGTGCCTACTCTACTATATCAAAGACGGTATTACACGGGTGGGATCGACGGAAGCCTGCATTCCACAGGACATCCAACTGTGTGGGCCGCACATCCTCAGCGAGCACTGCATCTTCGAGAACCGCGAAGGCGTGGTTTTATTAGCACCGGCTCCAGAAGCGTTATGTTACGTTAACGGCCGGGTCATAACTGAACCAGTTCTCCTGCGCACGGGAAATCGTGTCATCTTGGGGAAGCACCACGTCTTCCGATTTAACCATCCGGGTCAGCCTCGTGAGCCTTCGGCAAAGTCGGCCACCAGATCGCCAGCCGAGACGCCCGTTTTATTGGAGAACGTCGACTGGAATTTTGCCCAGATCGAATTGTTGGAAAAGCAAGGCATCGACTTGAAACTGGAAATGGAGCAGCGATTGAATGTCCTGGAGGAAATCCaccgaaaggaaaaagaagaagctgatcAGCTCTTTGCCGAACAAAGAAAGAATTACGAGGCTCAAATCGACGCACTTCAGCGCAAAGTCGAAGAACAAACAATGACGATGTCGTTGTACAGTACGTGCACATCGGATGACGCCATTGACGATGCCATCTTTGTCAATCCCTTATTTGAAGCCGAATGCTGCTGGACAGAGCGCCAGTATCAAATGGCGGCTTGGGGCTATCACAAATGGAAATTCCATCAATTTACTTCACTCAGGGACGATTTGTGGGGTAACGCTGTTTTCCTAAAAG AGGCTAATGCCATTTCCGTGGAATTGAGAAAGAGAGTAACGTTCCAGTTCACTCTGCTGACTGACACACCCTATTCGCCCTTACCCAGAGATTTACAAGACCAAAACTATTTGGTAGCCTCCTCGccttcttcaacttcttctcaCAGGATCAACGATCCTTGGTCTCAGGAAACTTGCCGACGGACAATTGTCGCCGTTGAGGTACAAGATAACCAAAACGGAGCCGTCCACTACTGGAGTCTTACTAAACTGCGTCAGAGACTGGAACTGATGCGCGAAATGTGTCGTAATGAAGCCGAGAAATCTCCTAGCCAATCTCCCGGATCGACTCCAGCTATTTTGGCGGGTCAAAACCAATCCGTCGACAATTCGACAATCAGCGGAAATGATCCGTTTTATGATCGTTTCCCATGGTTTCGACTAGTCGGACGGGCTTTTGTCCTGCTGGGAAGTTTACTCTATCCGGTCCCGTTGGTCCACAATGTTCCCATCGTTAATGAAAAGGGCGACGTCAGGGGATACCTCCGCGTTGCCGTCCAGGCCGTCCTCGACGACGAGAATGGCGAATATTCCAGCGGAGTCAAGCAATCGGccaggatttctttttctgagagAAACCGGGAGAAGAGTCaagtattttcccattattccGACGAGGGCCTGCAGATGAAAGAAGGCGAAGACGAGGAATGCCGTAGAGTTGTCGAAGGTCATGGCCAACGTGCAGATGAAGACTCAAGCGGATTAGAATCTTCCAATCAAGACGATCAACAGAGCATGAAACCCGCTGAAAATGACGTTGAAAAGCAACAAGAATCGGCTTTGGCTGAGCATTTAACTGTCGGGCGTGATTTTACATTCCGGATTACCATTTTGCACGCAGTGAATATTCCCATGGAATACAGCGATATTTTCTGCCAGTTTCACTTTGTTCATCATCAAGATGAAGCATTCTCCACCGAACCGATTCGCAACAATTCCGCCAACCGGGGAAACGGAGCGCCTCTCAGCTTCTACCACGTCCAGAACATCACCGTCAAAGTGACAAAGACGTTTGTCGATTACCTTCGCACTCAGCCCCTCGTTTTGGAAGTCTACGGCCATCTGCAACAGTCCCTGTGCCGTGACAGAGTCGTCAATCAGGTCGCTCTCCAGTCCGGCAACAGTCGTTTGCCGCCCAAACGGATGCTTCCGCCACTTTTACCCGTTAGTCAACCTCTGCGGTCAACTAAATTTGGATTGCTTCCTCCTAGTCCCACTTGTCAG gTGGATGCCAAACACGACTTGTTGGTCTGGGTCGAGATATTGGAATTGGCTTCCAGCGGAGAATACCTTCCGGTGATGGTGGAACGGAATCCCGATCTGCCTTGCCGTAGTGAGTTCATCCTACGACAGGGACTGCAGCGCCGAATCCGGATTACTCTCGTCCATGAAGTCACAGAGGAATTAAACTGGAATGACGTCCGCGAATTGGTTGTGGGAAGAATCCGCACGGGAGCTGAATGCGACAACGGTGATGAGAGTTACGAAAATGACATGTCAGTCGTTTCGTTGGGACTTTTCCCAGGGGAAGTTCTCGAATTTCCAGGTGACACGCGCCATTTCTATCGATTCGAAGCCGCCTGGGATTCGTCATTGCACAACTCGGTGCTCCTCAATCGCGTTACGCCTTCTGGTGAGCACATCTACCTGACCATGTCCGCCTACGTCCAGTTGGACAATTGTGAGCAGCTCTCCGTCATCACCAAAGATCTTTGTGTCACCATTTTGGGCCGTGACGCACGCACTGGAACTCGTAGtttaaag CAATTCTTCCGGGGGACGCGACATGCCGAATCGACTCGAATGTCGGGCATCTACGAAGTTCTGATGCGGCGAGTATCCGGTCATGGTAACGGCAGCGGAGGGGGTAGTCCGGGAATTCAGAGGAGACAGAGGCGCGTCATGGACACTAGCGCTTGCTACGTCCGCGGTGAAGAAAACCTGGACGGATGGCGTCCTCGAGGCGATTCGCTCATCTTTGACCATCAATGGGAACTGGAAAAATTGTCACGCTTGGAGGCAGTCGGCCGGACTCGTTATTGGCTGCTTCTTCGCGAACGATTGGGTCTGGATGGAAAGACAAATGTGGCAGGTTCCGGCAAGTTGTTACGTTCTATCGGGCAAGATATTACCAAGTCTGAGAAGGAAATGTGCAATATGATGGCTAAAGCTCACACGACTGAAGTCATCAAATCGCCAACATCTCCTCCATCACTTCCTCCTGCTCCACTCGTTGG GAGCAGAGCGGATGGTGTTGACCCTTATCAGCCGTGGCAGATGACGGAACGTGAGCGGGAGATTTGCACCAAATATGTCCATTTGATCCAGGGGAAAAGGATTCGAAAGGATCCATCCTTGCTCTCGCTGACTCCGCTCGATGGAAATAACACGATGGCCAATAATAGCAATCCTCTTTCACCTGAGACGCCATCCGGCAATGGTCCATCACTGTACATGCCGTCACCTGGCCAGGAGAGTCGAGCTTTTATTCCCAACGCTTCCTACACGGTGGATCCGCAAGCATCGTCTACCACTACCAACAGTTGCTTTGTGGCCGACATTGAAGAAGTTCGCGTCAGTCCAGTCGTGTCCCGTCGAGGACTACTCAGCGTGTTGGAGAAAGGAGCATTGGGCTGGGTTCGTCGATGGGTGGTTGTCCGTCGTCCCTACGTTCTTTTGTACAAAGACGAAAAGGATTGCATTGAACGCGGTTTCATTAATCTGAGCACTGCTATCGTGGAATATTCCGAGGATCAAGAAGATGTCGGAATGATCAACGTTTTCAG CGTCATTACCAAGCACCGCCAATATTTAATGCAAACGCCATCGGATAAAGAACTATATGATTGGTTGTACGCCATGAACCCTTTGTTGGCAGGGCAAATTAG GTCTCGACTGGCACGCTGCCAACCTGGTGCAGCACCATCGAGTAAACTAGTAGCGCCTAGTTTGCCATTAACGGCTAATTAA